Within the Acinetobacter radioresistens DSM 6976 = NBRC 102413 = CIP 103788 genome, the region GCAACTCGTAAGCAGCTTGAACATGGTCAACGTGTAACTGAACTGATGAAGCAGAAACAATATGCTCCATATTCAATTGCTGACCAAGCTGTATCTATCTATGCTTCAAACGAAGGCTACATGGCTGATGTTGAAGTGAAGAAAATTGTAGACTTTGATGCTGCACTCATTGCGTACTTCCGCTCTGAACATGCTGCACTCATGAAACAAATCGATGAAACTGGTGATTACAACAAAGACATCGAAGCTGCAATTAAAGCAGGTATTGAGAGCTTCAAAGCGACTCAAACTTACTAATTGATTAGTTAAGTTTGTTTCACGGATCAACCTTCGGAGGCTCCTTGAGCTTCCGAATATTAGGTTAAGCGTATGGCAAATTTAAAAGAAATTCGCGCCAAGGTCGCAAGTATCAAGTCCACGCAGAAGATTACGCGTGCGATGCAGATGGTTGCTGCTTCAAAAATGCGTCGTGCGCAAGAGCGCATGGCTCAGGGCCGTCCGTATGCCGAAAATATGCACCGTGTAATTGCTCACCTGGTACAAGCAAACCCTGAATACAAACACCGTTATATGGTTGAGCGCCCGGTTAAGCGCGTTGGCTATATCATCGTGTCTTCAGATCGTGGTCTTGCGGGTGGCTTGAACATTAACCTGTTCAAGAAAGTTGTTCAGCATGTTCAGCAACAACGTGAGCAGTCAATTGAAGTTGAATTTGCTTTAATTGGTCAAAAAGCGGTTTCGTTTTTTAAAAACTACGGCGGTAAAGTGCTCGGCGCTACTACACAAGTAGGGGACGCTCCAAGTCTGGAACAGTTAACCGGTTCTGTACAAGTCATGCTCGATGCATTTGATAGAGGCGAACTTGATCGCATTTATCTGGTATCTAATGCATTTATTAATGCCATGACACAGAAACCAACGGTAAGCCAGCTTGTTCCTCTTGCTCCGGCTAACGAAGGCGACAGCCTCAACCGTACTTATGGTTGGGACT harbors:
- the atpG gene encoding F0F1 ATP synthase subunit gamma — its product is MANLKEIRAKVASIKSTQKITRAMQMVAASKMRRAQERMAQGRPYAENMHRVIAHLVQANPEYKHRYMVERPVKRVGYIIVSSDRGLAGGLNINLFKKVVQHVQQQREQSIEVEFALIGQKAVSFFKNYGGKVLGATTQVGDAPSLEQLTGSVQVMLDAFDRGELDRIYLVSNAFINAMTQKPTVSQLVPLAPANEGDSLNRTYGWDYIYEPEAEELLNGLLVRYIESMVYQGVIENIACEQSARMVAMKAATDNAGQLIKDLQLIYNKLRQAAITQEISEIVGGAAAV